A genomic window from Brassica oleracea var. oleracea cultivar TO1000 chromosome C8, BOL, whole genome shotgun sequence includes:
- the LOC106312332 gene encoding protein SPT2 homolog isoform X3 — MRSFLLRRRNLCLEVAPFLIPVESRSARPKQSPAINGRVAQGPPPREDKRPVVSANGHSRPASSGGQMNHSRPTATASSGSQMQSKSVSGRPTASSGSSQMQKSRPVSSGNQMQQRAASSGSQRPGSSTNRQAPMRPPGSTMNGQSANRNGQPSSRSEHQRPAPGKVPVDHRRQMSNSSSNGVGPGRSGSTARPLPSKPSLERKPSIISAGKSSLQSAQRPTSSSRPMSSDPRQRLGEQRKVNPTASRIIPKQPVPTSRHQMMSKPAAKRPPQRDIHDDRRPLKKKKPSIMSEDAKALSMIRQMFNTNRYAGRDDDDRNMEANFDDIMKEERRSARIAREEDEKEAQLIAQEEERERLRKIRKNR, encoded by the exons ATGCGGAGCTTCCTGCTCCGAAGAAGGAACCTCTGTCTCGAAGTGGCTCCTTTCCTAATTCCGGTAG AGTCGAGATCTGCGAGACCCAAACAATCACCAGCTATCAATGGTAGAGTTGCTCAAGGTCCACCACCTCGTGAGGATAAGAGACCTGTTGTTTCTGCTAATGGCCATTCACGACCGGCTTCCTCTGGCGGCCAAATGAATCATTCAAGACCTACGGCTACGGCTTCCTCAGGAAGCCAAATGCAATCGAAATCTGTCTCGGGGAGACCTACGGCTTCCTCAGGCAGCAGTCAGATGCAGAAATCAAGACCAGTTTCCTCTGGTAACCAAATGCAGCAAAGAGCTGCATCCTCTGGAAGCCAGAGACCTGGTTCCTCGACAAACCGTCAAGCACCCATGAGACCACCAGGTTCAACAATGAATGGCCAATCAGCTAATCGGAATGGCCAGCCAAGTTCCAGATCAGAACACCAAAGACCAGCTCCTGGGAAGGTGCCAGTGGATCATAGGAGGCAGATGAGCAACAGCAGCAGCAATGGAGTTGGTCCTGGTCGGTCCGGGTCTACAGCAAGACCTTTGCCTTCTAAGCCATCGTTGGAGAGAAAGCCCTCCATCATCTCGGCGGGAAAGAGTTCTCTTCAAAGTGCGCAAAGACCAACGTCCTCGTCCAGGCCAATGTCATCTGATCCTAGGCAACGGCTGGGAGAACAGAGAAAGGTAAACCCTACCGCATCCCGAATAATCCCAAAACAACCAGTGCCTACCTCAAGACACCAG ATGATGAGCAAACCGGCAGCCAAGAGACCTCCACAGCGTGACATACATGATGATCGGAGGCCTTTGAAGAAGAAGAAGCCTTCAATAATGTCAGAGGATGCTAAGGCATTGAGCATGATTAGACAAATGTTCAA TACCAATCGTTACGCTGGACGTGACGATGATGACAGAAACATGGAAGCCAATTTCGACGATATCATGAAGGAAGAGAGACGAAG TGCGAGAATTGCAAGGGAGGAAGATGAAAAGGAAGCGCAGCTGATAGCACAAGAAGAAGAGCGAGAGAGGCTGAGAAAGATTCGGAAGAACCGATAA
- the LOC106310822 gene encoding agamous-like MADS-box protein AGL17, translated as MGRGKIVIQRIDDSTSRQVTFSKRRKGLIKKAKELAILCDAEVGLIIFSNTDKLYDFASSSMKSTIERFNKTKMEQQQLLNPASEVKFWQREATTLRQELHSLQETHRKQMGHQLNGLSVKELHNIESQLEMSLRGIRMKKEQILTNEIKELTRKRNLVHHENLELSRKVQRIHQENVELHKKAYAVSIRNELGTRDIEDTADESHAQVRLQLSLPEQSHYETSTNS; from the exons ATGGGTAGAGGGAAGATTGTTATCCAGAGGATCGATGATTCGACGAGTAGGCAAGTCACTTTCTCCAAAAGAAGAAAGGGTCTCATAAAGAAAGCTAAAGAACTCGCTATTCTCTGCGATGCAGAGGTGGGTCTCATCATTTTCTCCAATACCGACAAGCTCTATGACTTTGCCAGCTCCAG TATGAAATCGACTATTGAACGATTCAACAAGACCAAGATGGAGCAGCAACAACTATTGAACCCTGCGTCAGAAGTTAAG TTTTGGCAGAGAGAGGCCACAACTCTAAGACAAGAACTGCACTCATTGCAGGAAACTCATCG AAAACAAATGGGACATCAATTAAATGGTCTGAGCGTTAAGGAGTTGCACAATATAGAAAGCCAACTTGAAATGAGTTTACGTGGAATTCGTATGAAAAAG GAACAAATTCTGACCAATGAAATCAAAGAACTCACCAGAAAG AGGAATCTTGTTCACCATGAGAATCTTGAATTGTCGAGAAAAGTACAAAGGATTCATCAAGAAAACGTCGAGCTACACAAGAAG GCTTATGCAGTGTCAATCAGAAATGAATTGGGAACTCGTGATATTGAAGATACAGCCGATGAATCCCATGCTCAGGTTCGGCTGCAGCTAAGTCTGCCTGAGCAATCCCATTATGAGACCTCAACAAATAGCTAA
- the LOC106309273 gene encoding phosphatidylglycerol/phosphatidylinositol transfer protein-like — protein sequence MGNAEYEVKVKEVNIAPNPIARGEPATFTISANTWCGITGGKLVIEVTYFGWHIHSETHDLCSETSCPAETGDFLVAHSQVLPGYTPPVSLMIHFMFHLMPTPQGSFYVFNDIFRLNYA from the exons ATGGGG AATGCAGAGTATGAAGTAAAAGTGAAAGAGGTTAATATAGCGCCTAATCCTATAGCTCGAGGCGAGCCAGCTACCTTTACCATCTCTGCCAACACAT GGTGTGGGATTACGGGTGGGAAGTTGGTGATTGAAGTTACATACTTTGGATGGCACATTCACTCTGAGACTCATGACCTTTGCTCTGAGACAAGTTGTCCTGCTGAAACCGGAGACTTCTTGGTTGCACACTCTCAAGTTCTTCCTGGTTACACTCCTCCCGTAAGTTTAATGATTCACTTT ATGTTTCACTTGATGCCGACGCCACAAGGAAGCTTTTACGTGTTCAACGATATATTCAGGTTGAACTACGCCTGA
- the LOC106312332 gene encoding serine/arginine repetitive matrix protein 2-like isoform X2: protein MMQAYEEDLDEEAGYDDYYSDDNGLDEYEEEEEEVPPKEEVEYLELRQRIKESIRKKSGSGGVTAAQSSQDRRKKQLPYNDFGSFFGPSRPVISSRVIQESKSLLENEIKNSNQPKKRPVPASSSGDKNVSHEKKRPKVLSATRRKVETLKDTRDYSFLFSDDAELPAPKKEPLSRSGSFPNSESRSARPKQSPAINGRVAQGPPPREDKRPVVSANGHSRPASSGGQMNHSRPTATASSGSQMQSKSVSGRPTASSGSSQMQKSRPVSSGNQMQQRAASSGSQRPGSSTNRQAPMRPPGSTMNGQSANRNGQPSSRSEHQRPAPGKVPVDHRRQMSNSSSNGVGPGRSGSTARPLPSKPSLERKPSIISAGKSSLQSAQRPTSSSRPMSSDPRQRLGEQRKVNPTASRIIPKQPVPTSRHQMMSKPAAKRPPQRDIHDDRRPLKKKKPSIMSEDAKALSMIRQMFNTNRYAGRDDDDRNMEANFDDIMKEERRSARIAREEDEKEAQLIAQEEERERLRKIRKNR, encoded by the exons ATGATGCAGGCCTATGAAGAA GACCTTGATGAGGAAGCTGGCTATGATGACTATTACAGTGATGATAATGGCTTGGATGAGTATGAAGAGGAAGAAGAAGAAGTACCCCCAAAGGAAGAAGTTGAATATCTTGAATTGCGCCAAAGGATCAAGGAGTCTATCAGGAAAAAATCGGGCAGTGGAGGTGTTACTGCTGCTCAATCTTCACAAGACAGAAGAAAAAAACAACTCCCTTACAACGA CTTTGGTTCCTTCTTTGGCCCTTCACGGCCTGTGATATCCTCGAGGGTTATTCAAGAAAGCAAATCCTTGCTGGAAAACGAGATAAAGAACTCCAACCAACCT AAGAAAAGACCTGTTCCAGCTAGCAGCTCGGGCGATAAGAATGTGTCACATGAGAAGAAGCGGCCTAAAGTCTTGAGTGCCACAAGAAGGAAAGTTGAGACTCTCAAGGACACAAGAGACTATTCCTTCTTGTTTTCGGACGATGCGGAGCTTCCTGCTCCGAAGAAGGAACCTCTGTCTCGAAGTGGCTCCTTTCCTAATTCCG AGTCGAGATCTGCGAGACCCAAACAATCACCAGCTATCAATGGTAGAGTTGCTCAAGGTCCACCACCTCGTGAGGATAAGAGACCTGTTGTTTCTGCTAATGGCCATTCACGACCGGCTTCCTCTGGCGGCCAAATGAATCATTCAAGACCTACGGCTACGGCTTCCTCAGGAAGCCAAATGCAATCGAAATCTGTCTCGGGGAGACCTACGGCTTCCTCAGGCAGCAGTCAGATGCAGAAATCAAGACCAGTTTCCTCTGGTAACCAAATGCAGCAAAGAGCTGCATCCTCTGGAAGCCAGAGACCTGGTTCCTCGACAAACCGTCAAGCACCCATGAGACCACCAGGTTCAACAATGAATGGCCAATCAGCTAATCGGAATGGCCAGCCAAGTTCCAGATCAGAACACCAAAGACCAGCTCCTGGGAAGGTGCCAGTGGATCATAGGAGGCAGATGAGCAACAGCAGCAGCAATGGAGTTGGTCCTGGTCGGTCCGGGTCTACAGCAAGACCTTTGCCTTCTAAGCCATCGTTGGAGAGAAAGCCCTCCATCATCTCGGCGGGAAAGAGTTCTCTTCAAAGTGCGCAAAGACCAACGTCCTCGTCCAGGCCAATGTCATCTGATCCTAGGCAACGGCTGGGAGAACAGAGAAAGGTAAACCCTACCGCATCCCGAATAATCCCAAAACAACCAGTGCCTACCTCAAGACACCAG ATGATGAGCAAACCGGCAGCCAAGAGACCTCCACAGCGTGACATACATGATGATCGGAGGCCTTTGAAGAAGAAGAAGCCTTCAATAATGTCAGAGGATGCTAAGGCATTGAGCATGATTAGACAAATGTTCAA TACCAATCGTTACGCTGGACGTGACGATGATGACAGAAACATGGAAGCCAATTTCGACGATATCATGAAGGAAGAGAGACGAAG TGCGAGAATTGCAAGGGAGGAAGATGAAAAGGAAGCGCAGCTGATAGCACAAGAAGAAGAGCGAGAGAGGCTGAGAAAGATTCGGAAGAACCGATAA
- the LOC106312332 gene encoding protein spt2-like isoform X1 yields MMQAYEEDLDEEAGYDDYYSDDNGLDEYEEEEEEVPPKEEVEYLELRQRIKESIRKKSGSGGVTAAQSSQDRRKKQLPYNDFGSFFGPSRPVISSRVIQESKSLLENEIKNSNQPKKRPVPASSSGDKNVSHEKKRPKVLSATRRKVETLKDTRDYSFLFSDDAELPAPKKEPLSRSGSFPNSGRRFADIQESRSARPKQSPAINGRVAQGPPPREDKRPVVSANGHSRPASSGGQMNHSRPTATASSGSQMQSKSVSGRPTASSGSSQMQKSRPVSSGNQMQQRAASSGSQRPGSSTNRQAPMRPPGSTMNGQSANRNGQPSSRSEHQRPAPGKVPVDHRRQMSNSSSNGVGPGRSGSTARPLPSKPSLERKPSIISAGKSSLQSAQRPTSSSRPMSSDPRQRLGEQRKVNPTASRIIPKQPVPTSRHQMMSKPAAKRPPQRDIHDDRRPLKKKKPSIMSEDAKALSMIRQMFNTNRYAGRDDDDRNMEANFDDIMKEERRSARIAREEDEKEAQLIAQEEERERLRKIRKNR; encoded by the exons ATGATGCAGGCCTATGAAGAA GACCTTGATGAGGAAGCTGGCTATGATGACTATTACAGTGATGATAATGGCTTGGATGAGTATGAAGAGGAAGAAGAAGAAGTACCCCCAAAGGAAGAAGTTGAATATCTTGAATTGCGCCAAAGGATCAAGGAGTCTATCAGGAAAAAATCGGGCAGTGGAGGTGTTACTGCTGCTCAATCTTCACAAGACAGAAGAAAAAAACAACTCCCTTACAACGA CTTTGGTTCCTTCTTTGGCCCTTCACGGCCTGTGATATCCTCGAGGGTTATTCAAGAAAGCAAATCCTTGCTGGAAAACGAGATAAAGAACTCCAACCAACCT AAGAAAAGACCTGTTCCAGCTAGCAGCTCGGGCGATAAGAATGTGTCACATGAGAAGAAGCGGCCTAAAGTCTTGAGTGCCACAAGAAGGAAAGTTGAGACTCTCAAGGACACAAGAGACTATTCCTTCTTGTTTTCGGACGATGCGGAGCTTCCTGCTCCGAAGAAGGAACCTCTGTCTCGAAGTGGCTCCTTTCCTAATTCCGGTAG GCGTTTTGCTGATATTCAAGAGTCGAGATCTGCGAGACCCAAACAATCACCAGCTATCAATGGTAGAGTTGCTCAAGGTCCACCACCTCGTGAGGATAAGAGACCTGTTGTTTCTGCTAATGGCCATTCACGACCGGCTTCCTCTGGCGGCCAAATGAATCATTCAAGACCTACGGCTACGGCTTCCTCAGGAAGCCAAATGCAATCGAAATCTGTCTCGGGGAGACCTACGGCTTCCTCAGGCAGCAGTCAGATGCAGAAATCAAGACCAGTTTCCTCTGGTAACCAAATGCAGCAAAGAGCTGCATCCTCTGGAAGCCAGAGACCTGGTTCCTCGACAAACCGTCAAGCACCCATGAGACCACCAGGTTCAACAATGAATGGCCAATCAGCTAATCGGAATGGCCAGCCAAGTTCCAGATCAGAACACCAAAGACCAGCTCCTGGGAAGGTGCCAGTGGATCATAGGAGGCAGATGAGCAACAGCAGCAGCAATGGAGTTGGTCCTGGTCGGTCCGGGTCTACAGCAAGACCTTTGCCTTCTAAGCCATCGTTGGAGAGAAAGCCCTCCATCATCTCGGCGGGAAAGAGTTCTCTTCAAAGTGCGCAAAGACCAACGTCCTCGTCCAGGCCAATGTCATCTGATCCTAGGCAACGGCTGGGAGAACAGAGAAAGGTAAACCCTACCGCATCCCGAATAATCCCAAAACAACCAGTGCCTACCTCAAGACACCAG ATGATGAGCAAACCGGCAGCCAAGAGACCTCCACAGCGTGACATACATGATGATCGGAGGCCTTTGAAGAAGAAGAAGCCTTCAATAATGTCAGAGGATGCTAAGGCATTGAGCATGATTAGACAAATGTTCAA TACCAATCGTTACGCTGGACGTGACGATGATGACAGAAACATGGAAGCCAATTTCGACGATATCATGAAGGAAGAGAGACGAAG TGCGAGAATTGCAAGGGAGGAAGATGAAAAGGAAGCGCAGCTGATAGCACAAGAAGAAGAGCGAGAGAGGCTGAGAAAGATTCGGAAGAACCGATAA